Proteins encoded in a region of the Saccharothrix ecbatanensis genome:
- a CDS encoding L-rhamnose mutarotase has translation MAEVDVRRVCFLLRVRPERLEEYRERHREVWPEMREALRETGWGNYSLFLADDGLLVGYLETPDWDAAQRGMRDREVNDRWQTEMAEFFVALDGRHPDEAMKPLTEVFHLD, from the coding sequence ATGGCGGAGGTCGACGTGCGACGTGTGTGCTTCCTGCTCCGGGTGCGTCCGGAGCGGCTGGAGGAGTACCGGGAGCGGCACCGCGAGGTGTGGCCGGAGATGCGGGAGGCGCTGCGCGAGACGGGCTGGGGCAACTACAGCCTCTTCCTGGCCGACGACGGGCTGCTCGTCGGCTACCTGGAGACGCCGGACTGGGACGCGGCCCAGCGCGGCATGCGCGACCGCGAGGTGAACGACCGGTGGCAGACGGAGATGGCCGAGTTCTTCGTCGCCTTGGACGGCAGGCATCCCGACGAGGCCATGAAGCCGCTGACGGAGGTCTTCCACCTGGACTGA
- a CDS encoding DUF6807 family protein produces MTPRVVLAGASGYGRLYLREIAALEAEGLVRLAGVCEVGALDDEARRIIGDRPVDADLSTLLRGADIGIVSTPLHTHVPLAHQVLDAGAHLLLEKPPTPTLADWHGLVERSEGRLVQVGFQSLGSHAVHRLAELMRLGTLGEIRGIGVRGTWSRDDAYYTRATWAGRRTLDGVPVVDGALTNPFAHGIATALALDDSTGVDDVDDVELELLRARDIEADDTSCLRLRTRNGTVVVVAVTLCAEVVREPVLVVHGSRKRAELHYTQHRLVIDGIEERYRHDSPLRNLLAHLKDPAVPLHSPLAATGGFMRVLEAVRTAPDPVPIDPAWLRRNGKRVDVDGVDHVVAKAAEHLRTFAELEAPWSPLGGVARYGWDSVRLPLVVPRPALHPVRTLGGVVVTGEHPDDHQWHRGIGLALPDVNGVNLWGGRNYVPGQGYVPGELGRVEESGPGELAWCDSAGKAMLRERRRVRRRMLTDGWELEWTSVLTAEDDVVLHSPGSKGRAGAGYGGWFWRLPDLDPMYVRVHSPNGVGEEEVNGSTAPWVAVVVGDPVRPWTAVVSGPTDPWFVRVGQYQGIGSALAWDAPVVLAPGQEREITVRVAFYDGVRSREALSL; encoded by the coding sequence GTGACGCCGCGGGTGGTGCTCGCCGGGGCTTCCGGTTACGGGCGGCTGTACCTGCGGGAGATCGCCGCGCTGGAGGCCGAAGGGCTGGTGCGGCTGGCGGGCGTGTGCGAGGTCGGCGCGCTGGACGACGAGGCCCGGCGGATCATCGGCGACCGGCCGGTGGACGCGGACCTGTCGACGTTGCTGCGCGGCGCGGACATCGGCATCGTGTCCACGCCCCTGCACACCCATGTGCCGTTGGCGCACCAGGTCCTGGACGCCGGCGCGCACCTGCTGCTGGAGAAACCGCCCACGCCGACGCTCGCCGACTGGCACGGGCTGGTCGAGCGGTCCGAGGGCAGGCTGGTCCAGGTCGGCTTCCAGAGCCTGGGCTCGCACGCCGTGCACCGGCTGGCCGAGCTGATGCGCTTGGGCACGTTGGGCGAGATCAGGGGCATCGGCGTGCGCGGCACGTGGTCGCGCGACGACGCCTACTACACCCGCGCGACGTGGGCCGGTCGTCGCACGCTCGACGGCGTGCCCGTGGTGGACGGAGCGTTGACCAACCCGTTCGCGCACGGCATCGCCACCGCGCTGGCGTTGGACGACAGCACGGGCGTGGACGACGTGGACGACGTCGAGCTGGAGTTGTTGCGCGCCCGCGACATCGAGGCCGACGACACCTCCTGCCTGCGGCTGCGCACCCGCAACGGCACGGTCGTCGTGGTCGCGGTGACGCTGTGCGCCGAGGTCGTGCGGGAGCCGGTGCTCGTCGTGCACGGCAGCCGCAAGCGCGCTGAACTGCACTACACCCAGCACCGGCTGGTGATCGACGGCATCGAGGAGCGGTACCGGCACGACAGCCCACTGCGGAACCTGCTGGCCCACCTCAAGGATCCCGCGGTGCCGCTGCACTCGCCCTTGGCCGCGACGGGCGGGTTCATGCGGGTGCTGGAGGCGGTGCGCACCGCGCCCGATCCGGTGCCGATCGACCCGGCGTGGTTGCGCCGCAACGGCAAGCGGGTGGACGTCGACGGAGTGGACCACGTGGTGGCCAAGGCCGCCGAGCACCTGCGCACGTTCGCCGAACTGGAGGCGCCGTGGTCGCCGCTGGGCGGCGTCGCCCGGTACGGCTGGGACAGCGTGCGGCTGCCACTGGTCGTGCCCCGACCGGCGCTGCACCCCGTGCGCACGCTCGGCGGGGTCGTGGTCACCGGCGAGCACCCGGACGACCACCAGTGGCACCGGGGCATCGGCCTGGCGCTGCCCGACGTCAACGGCGTCAACCTGTGGGGCGGGCGGAACTACGTGCCCGGCCAGGGTTACGTGCCGGGGGAGCTGGGCCGGGTCGAGGAGTCCGGCCCCGGCGAGCTGGCCTGGTGCGACTCGGCGGGAAAGGCGATGCTGCGCGAACGCCGCCGCGTCCGCCGCCGGATGCTGACCGACGGCTGGGAGCTGGAGTGGACCAGCGTGCTGACCGCCGAGGACGACGTGGTGCTGCACAGTCCCGGGAGCAAGGGCCGGGCGGGCGCGGGCTACGGCGGCTGGTTCTGGCGGCTGCCCGACCTCGATCCGATGTACGTGCGGGTGCACAGCCCGAACGGCGTGGGGGAGGAGGAGGTCAACGGAAGCACCGCGCCGTGGGTCGCGGTCGTGGTCGGTGACCCGGTGCGCCCGTGGACGGCCGTGGTGTCGGGTCCGACCGACCCGTGGTTCGTGCGGGTCGGGCAGTACCAGGGCATCGGCTCCGCCCTCGCGTGGGATGCGCCCGTGGTGCTCGCGCCTGGCCAGGAGCGGGAGATCACCGTGCGGGTGGCGTTCTACGACGGCGTGCGCAGCCGTGAAGCCCTGTCCTTGTGA
- a CDS encoding carbohydrate ABC transporter permease, whose amino-acid sequence MTAASGTPVSSTSKPSKAEPAKSGWPKKAVWHVLVIGVLLVLLYPVVWLVSTSFKPATEVVSTLALLPRDPTGENYAEVFDGVGEFGVLHYFWNSLMISVGAVVGNVLSCSLAAYAFGRLHFRGRGPMFGFMMITIMLPQHVVLIPQYVIFQQMEMVNTFWPLVLPKFLATDAFFIFLMVQFIRSLPRELDEAATLDGCGPIGVFRHVILPLLRPALITTAIFTFIWTWNDFFSQLIYLNDPEMFTLPLALQLFIDQASQSAFGPMFAMSVLALLPIGLFFLAFQRFLVEGVATSGLKG is encoded by the coding sequence ATGACTGCCGCATCCGGGACACCGGTGTCGTCCACGTCCAAGCCGTCGAAAGCCGAGCCGGCGAAATCCGGGTGGCCCAAGAAGGCCGTGTGGCACGTCCTGGTCATCGGCGTCCTCCTGGTCCTGCTGTACCCGGTGGTCTGGCTGGTCTCCACGTCGTTCAAGCCGGCGACGGAGGTGGTCTCGACGCTCGCGCTGCTGCCGCGGGACCCGACCGGCGAGAACTACGCCGAGGTGTTCGACGGCGTCGGCGAGTTCGGCGTCCTGCACTACTTCTGGAACTCGCTGATGATCTCGGTCGGCGCGGTCGTCGGCAACGTGCTGTCGTGCTCGCTCGCGGCCTACGCGTTCGGCCGGCTGCACTTCCGCGGTCGCGGTCCGATGTTCGGGTTCATGATGATCACGATCATGCTGCCGCAGCACGTGGTGCTGATCCCGCAGTACGTGATCTTCCAGCAGATGGAGATGGTGAACACCTTCTGGCCGCTGGTGCTGCCGAAGTTCCTGGCCACCGACGCGTTCTTCATCTTCCTGATGGTCCAGTTCATCCGCTCGCTGCCGCGTGAGCTGGACGAGGCGGCGACGCTGGACGGCTGCGGTCCGATCGGGGTGTTCCGGCACGTGATCCTGCCGCTGCTGCGGCCGGCCCTGATCACCACCGCGATCTTCACGTTCATCTGGACCTGGAACGACTTCTTCAGCCAGTTGATCTACCTCAACGACCCGGAGATGTTCACCCTGCCGTTGGCGTTGCAGCTGTTCATCGACCAGGCGTCGCAGTCGGCGTTCGGGCCGATGTTCGCCATGTCGGTGCTCGCGCTGCTGCCGATCGGGCTGTTCTTCCTGGCGTTCCAGCGATTCCTGGTCGAAGGTGTGGCGACGTCCGGTCTCAAGGGGTGA
- a CDS encoding carbohydrate ABC transporter permease has product MTQSLVKRPEVVEPPPAPATRGRRRGQGVAYLFLSPWIIGATLLTIGPMVASLYLSFTDYDLFEAPSWIGVENYVTMFTADERFWHATWTTTKYVLISVPLKLGLALAVAMLLNRQRSGVGLYRSAFYAPSLLGASVSVALAWRAMFSTDGTVDRLLSSVGLDLGGWVDQPQYALYTLVALAAWQFGAPMVIFLAGLKQVPRELYEAAAIDGAGPARRFLSVTLPMLSPVILFNLVLETIHAFQAFTGAFVVSSGRGGPSDATLLYPLYLYQRGFTDFRMGYASAMAWVLLVVVAVLTALVFRSARRWVFYAGEDR; this is encoded by the coding sequence CCCGCCACCCGCGGGCGTCGGCGGGGCCAGGGCGTGGCGTACCTGTTCCTGTCACCGTGGATCATCGGCGCGACGCTGCTGACCATCGGCCCGATGGTGGCGTCGCTGTACCTGTCGTTCACCGACTACGACCTGTTCGAGGCGCCGAGCTGGATCGGCGTCGAGAACTACGTGACCATGTTCACCGCCGACGAGCGGTTCTGGCACGCGACGTGGACCACCACCAAGTACGTGCTGATCTCGGTGCCGCTCAAGCTCGGCTTGGCGCTCGCGGTGGCCATGCTGCTCAACCGGCAGCGCTCGGGCGTCGGTCTGTACCGGTCGGCGTTCTACGCGCCGTCGCTGCTGGGCGCGAGCGTGAGCGTCGCGCTGGCGTGGCGGGCGATGTTCTCCACCGACGGCACGGTGGACCGACTGCTGTCCTCGGTCGGCCTCGACCTCGGCGGCTGGGTCGACCAGCCCCAGTACGCGCTCTACACGCTGGTGGCGCTGGCCGCTTGGCAGTTCGGCGCGCCGATGGTGATCTTCCTGGCCGGGCTGAAGCAGGTGCCGCGGGAGCTGTACGAGGCGGCGGCGATCGACGGCGCGGGGCCGGCCCGCCGGTTCCTCAGCGTCACGCTGCCCATGCTGTCGCCGGTGATCCTGTTCAACCTGGTGCTGGAGACCATCCACGCGTTCCAGGCGTTCACCGGCGCGTTCGTGGTGAGCAGCGGACGAGGCGGTCCCAGCGACGCGACCCTGCTCTACCCGCTCTACCTGTACCAGCGCGGGTTCACCGACTTCCGGATGGGCTACGCCTCGGCGATGGCCTGGGTGCTGCTCGTCGTGGTCGCGGTGCTGACCGCGCTGGTGTTCCGCAGCGCCCGGCGCTGGGTGTTCTACGCGGGGGAGGACCGTTGA